The Lacerta agilis isolate rLacAgi1 chromosome 16, rLacAgi1.pri, whole genome shotgun sequence genomic sequence cttttcctgAAAGCAATAATGAGGAGGGAACTTTATTTTAAAGTGTATCTGTTTTGGCCCACCAGAGTCCCCCATCTTTGCTCACAGTTACAGTGATCATTACCATGCAGACAAAATACATAAGAAGAACCAACCTAGATCAGACCCAAGGCCTATGTAAGCTGGCACCCTGTCTCCACAATCGACCGTCTTTGGCAGAGGgtaaaactagtctttatttcaCCCGAGTCAAAGACCCTGTTTAGAACACACCCACATCCATgtgcatttgcacacacacaggctgggagcctctggaggcttcacccagggcaaaaaaaacctggctagcctcACCGTAGCAACGGCTCTGCCTTTGGAAAGTCCATGAGTGGGGTTATACATGCAGGCTAAACTCCTGAGTGGTGAGAGATCTCAGGGATACCAATACACACCTTGAGTTTGCTACCCTTAGAATTAAGGATGCTAGAGACATGTCTTTATAGTACacggttttatttacacacatctACAGGTTGagtcctgcctacctagcagttcaaaagcacgtcaaagtgcaagtagataaataggtaccgctctggcgggaaggtaaactgcgtttccgtgcgctgctctggttcaccagaagcggcttagtcatgctggccacatgacccggaagctgtctgtggacaaacgccggctccctcggcctatagagcgagatgaacaccgtaaccccagagttgtctgcgactggacctaacgatcaggggtacctttacctttactttttacaggTTGAGTATAAGATGGAAAAGTTCACAGCATTAGCACTCCACCATTAAGTTTCCAAACTTCCACAAAAACCAAAACTGACCTACTCTCCTCTGACATTCACTGATGATATCACCTCAAGGGTGAGGCGGCAGCAGGGAACCTGTCCACTTTTTGCTCAGCTTCTGAAAGCATATCCAGTCATAGTTTCTGTGGCAAACCTGTCACTTGGACTTCTTAGTCATGCAAAGAGATGCTAAACAGGCCTGGCTAGAGCTATTAAGAGACTGGTTTGACTACTTTAGTAGCCTTTCTTTCTTAAGAATATCATTTTACAGATATAAAACTACAGGCTTGGAGGGAACCTACAGACAGGGTTGTACCTAGGGGTCCGCTAGGTTGTCCCCCACCCAGGAAAGGGTGCAAAAATCACACCTCTCCACATCAAAACATCTTCCCAAAGGTGcacatgactgtgtgtgtgtgtgtgtgtgtaccaatgCAGTTCCTTGACAAGGgtacaagggagcctaggtatgcctctaCCCACAGATGATATCCAGACCACCACTACCCCCAGTCCTGTAACAAGGGGATGAGGGCAATCACCCTCTCCTGCTGTTCTTCCCCAGTGACTGGTACTCAGATGCACAAAGACTTGAATTGCAGCAATCAAGCATTTAAGGTGGTTAAATTGCTATACTTGTTACATCTTTTGAAGGCCTAATAATAGGAGCTTTTAATAGGtgatggtaccttgggttaagaacttaatttgttctggaggtccgttcttaacctgaagcaccactttagctaacggggcctcccgctgccactacaccgccagagcacaatttctgttcttatcctgaagcaaagttcttaacctgaagcgttatttctgggttagcggagtctgtaacctgaagcgtatgtaacctgaggtaccactgtacaaagcagGAGGGAAATATCTTGAGATGGGACTATAAAGCAAGAGGAAAATTATGATTGCAGTCCCAATCATAATCCTTACAGatgttataattttaaaaagacaccGACAGGTAAACCATGTGTTTTGAAAAAAACCTCCATTGTTATCAAGTGCCATTTGTTCCACTTTAATGTGGTGGTTTGAAGTACATAATTTAGCTATTTGAAACTATACAGTCTTGTGGCTAATACCCTGTTTAGTAAAATAGGGATAACACCCAGGTAAATACGTACAGTATTGCAAAAGAAATGATGAGTAAAGTGCTTTGAACAATCTGAAGTGGTATACAAATCAcagagagttgtagagttggaagggagccccaaGATCATCTactccgaccccctgcaatgcaggaatctttttgccgaaagtggggctcaaaccccaaaccctaagattaagagtttcatgttctaccaactgagctatcccagatccTAAATATTAAGTTCCAGCCATTCTCTTCTATCGACCTCTGCTTAGCACATCCTCTGGTGCCATATTGTTACTGAGCTGACAGGAAATGGCATTGGGAGGACtgcttgctttttgcttttcttccttgtgTTTATATCTTCCCTACAACGTGTTGCTCACGTGGAACAATGATTAAAGTCCTccctctcatcatccctgactaaaAATAATCCCAAACCCTCTGCTTGAGCACAGGAAATACTCAAACTAAATGGATTTAATTGATACCAGTGAATCCATAATCCCAGCAGAGCAAAAAAAGCCTCCCAATCCCATCAATCCGAGGACAGAAGGCCTTTAAATTGCCCAATCGAATAAAAGGATGAGCATAATCCTTTCCATCACATCACTGCCTAATCCCATTGAGATAGTTAGCGGTGGAGTGCATCCGTTTCTTCCAATCAGCGTTCAGCGAGTTTCTGATCCAGCCAACCAGGCAAAGGGTTTTTGCTAAACGGAGCAGAAGAATGTAACTATTAATCTCCCATTTAGGACAGACGTGGTTGTCCACTTCCTCCAATCAGAACACAGAGTGCCCCTCTGATCCTATTAATCGAGGCACAGAGCGGGTTTAATACCGCCTGCTGCAATctgagattatttaaaaaaacacacaagccAACCAACCAGCGCATGGCAGGGAATTATTTTTGCTTATACCAGATCCGAAGTGCTTTCCCTGTTATTCTCTGCGCCTaaatagcatatatatatatattttgcggGGGgaagactacaaatcccagcatgccTTGCTAAACTCACGGGTTGATCCTGCCATGAATTCGCATTCAGTTGCTGTGGGCGTGGCTATGATTGTGATGCGTCGCCACCCCCGGGGGGCGGAGtcggagaggaaggaaggaaggaaggaggagaacgCAACCAAATCCAGCGGCGGAGTTCAGCtctggggcggcggcggcggcggcggcaggtgAGGCGGTGGGAGCGAGATAGAGCCGGAGGGGTCAGACCAGGGCAGATTTTCGGGCTGAGGATCGCGGCTTCCCTGAGCGCTCCTTTGCAGAGGACTTGTTTAATTGACGGCTGGAGagataatcgggggggggggcacacgcgGGGGCAGCTGCGCGGGGCTCTTGTTGGATCGTTGCTgacttttttaggggggggtcTTTGGTAAGACTTGCGTGGCGGGTTTTTTGGCGGGggtagggggagggagggagataagagGACGCACTGAGGGTGGGTGAAGGGACGGGCCGCCTCCCTTTCAAGGAAAGAGGAATCGGTTTGGAGCAAAGTGTTGCGAGAGGGCTGCGAGCTTTTCCTCTTgcctaagaaaaaagggtgaagagagagaaagcaagttTTGTGGCCAGCGGGCTCTTTCCCAACAGGTGTTTATGGCTAGAAGAGAGAAGTGACTCAGCTGAACTGCAGGGGAAGCAGGAGAGCAAAGCGGGTGGGCTGCTCGTGCCCTGCTGTGCctccttctccccttcctctcccttcccctttctcgCTCACACGCgcgcccttcttcttcttccaaagggGCCACTGACTGAGAGCAGGAGTGCAATGGGTGGTGGGATAATTCCTGTGGGAAACACCTTGCGCTCGTgggctttaaaaatgtttgagGAGTTAGAAACACTTCAGGCCTGGAAAGAGCAGCTTAAACATGCACACCTCAAATATACAGTAAAGGGAAATTGTAGGAGGTCGAGCCAAAACAAATGGAACACAcctagacatagctgtcaacttttttccttttttaaaagggaaattcccttattccgaataggattcctcgcaagaaaagggaaaagttgacagctatgcacctagAGCAAGTACATTTATGGCAAGCCTGGTGCTATTTAAAACAATCCTGAGGTGGAAAGGCAGTCATTGTTTAGTCTTTCTCTGCATAGGGGAAGTAGCAaggttctctctttttaaaactaTCTGCTGAATTTAAAAGGGAGGTTAAGGGGAAATGTACTTCCTTGTAAGGTTTTTAAGAAAAGATAAATGTGGGGCTGCCCCCGTGTATTATTGCTGCCCTAGGCAAGTTAAAATGTTGACACACTGATTGTTATGCCCATCTTTACCTTTAACACAGGGCAGCCAATGAAGGTCTGAGGGTTGCTGGGCTGCTGCCTGGCTTGAAAGTGCAGGCAGGCTCTTCCTCACCCCATTGTTTAGCTATCTGGGGCAGGCACCCCTGGAATTTGGGTGCCCCAGGGGGTTGCCTAGCTTGCCTTTTTGTTGGAGTAGCTCTGTTGAGCAAAGGGTTGCATAGACTGGGAGCACTCTGGCAATCCCTCTGCCCCTCTCCTAATCCTGATTATGTCATCCACCCTCCCGTATGCAAGCCAGTCTGTGAAATTGCCCCCAGATGGGGTTTCCTGGCCCCATTTCATTGTCTCAGCACCCACTCAGTGGCCCTTCCTGCCTTGGGGTCAAATGAATGAGAGCCCTCCTTGTTCCAGTTGTTGGGAATGGAGGGAACAGTGGAACTGGAGGATCTGTGGCTGCAAGACTATTAAAGATTAGAGGATTCTACAGATTGTATtatgacaggggtaggcaacctaaggtccatgggccggatgcggcccaattgccttctaaatccggcccgcagacggtccaagaatcagtgtgtttttacatgagtagaatgtgtccttttatttaaaatgcatctctgtggggcataggaattggttcttttttttcttttccaaaatatagtccggtcccccacaaggtctgagggacagtggaccagccccctgctgaaaaagtttgctgacctttGGGTTAGATCAGATGAAGTGATTCACTTGGTCACGGTGTGTGTGCCTCTAAGAATTATCCAATGTTTATTTCCTTATAGGTGAACACTGTGCGGTGTGCTTGAACACTCTGCCTCCCTTTCCACTCCCCGATTAGGTTGAATGCTTCTGCGCCATCACTGTTGCATCAGCAGAGGGTGCCCGTGGACCTGAGCCCAAAAGGAGAATGACCCCTGCCCAGTGAATCCATGTTTTGTCCATGCTGGAGAGGGAAAGAAGTTCTGCATGGAATGAGTCCTCTACATGACTTTGCCAGCCAGCTGCACCATGGGTGGGGTAGCCCTCTTCTTtctccacctgctggtggctgGTTGGGCTCAGGGAGCGACTGTTGACAGCCCTTACCTTAGTGTGGGGGACGGGACAGCGTTGGAATTTGACTTCCCTGCACACAGCCGTGGTGTCTTGCTGGTTTCCTGCCGCTATTCAGGGCCCAATGCTTGGCTGAGCGTGGAATCTCTGGAACCTACAGTTGTTGCCGTTGAGAACGTCAGTGCCTCCTGGGGAGGAGGCTTTATGGTTGGGTTTCAGTCCAGCTTAGCTGGCGTAGCTCCGCTGCAGCTGCAGTTGCTGGAGCAGAATCGACTTATTGAGAAAGCCGATTTCCAGATCCGTGTCAGTGCTCCAGAGCCGGTGGCATCGTCGGGGCTGGGCCACTTCTCTGAGAACCCCATCCTCTATGCTCTCCTGCCTCTCATCTTCCTCAACAAATGTGCATTTGGCTgcaaggtggaggtggaggttcTGTGGAGCCTGGTGCGCCAGCCCCACCCGGTCATGCTAGGCATACTAGGCCAGTTTGTGGTCATGCCGCTGTACGGCTACCTCATGTCCGTGGCCTTCTCCTTGCCTAAGCCGCTGGCCTTGGGACTGGTCATTTCTTGCTCCTCGCCTGGCGGTGGAGGCGGCTACCTGTACAGTCTGCTGCTGGGTGGCGACGTCACCGTGGCCATCTCTATGACCCTCCTGTCCACAATTGCAGCCACAGGGCTGATGCCGCTCTCCTCGTCGTTCTACGGCTGGCTGCTGGGTGCCCACGAGACTCTCCACGTCCCCTTCCTCAAGATCTTCGTCACCCTGCTCTTCATCGCTGTGCCCATCTCCACTGGCATGTTGGTCAAGTGCAAGCTGCCTCGCCTCGCCCGCCTCCTGCTGCTCTTGATCAAGCCGTTCAGCTTCACCCTCATTGTAGGAGGGCTCTTCATGGCGTACCATATGGGCGCCTTTATCCTGGCGAATGTGCAGGCCCCGATTGTGCTGGCGGGCGTCACTGTGCCCCTCTTTGGCCTGCTGTTGGGCTACTTGCTAGCTTGGTGCTTAGCGCTGCCTGGGCCACAGCGCCGGACGGTTAGTATTGAGGTTGGGGTACAGAACAGCCTGCTGGCTCTGGCTGTGCTGCAGCTCTCCTTCCAGCGGGCCCAGGCTGACTTTGCCTCGCAGGCTCCTTTCATTGTGGCCCTGAGCAGCACTTCAGAGATGTTGTTGCTGGTTTTGGGGAACCTGGCATACAACAGACTCTGTTCTGCTGGCTCCTGAGTGCCCCTGGGTGAGGGGAGGCAGATACCAAAGATGTCAAAACATTGGCTGTGGCCTGCAAGAAGAGACGGATACCATAGGCCTTAGAAGCTGGTCTTGGGGCGCTTCCCCCCTCCCTGGGGTGTGGATTCCAAGGCCTCAGCCTCTCAGCCTTTCAAGGGGTGGCTTGGGTAGCAAAGGGGCCCTTTGAAGTGAGAAGCACACACCTCCCAGAGGCTGCTTGTGTGTTAGGAATCCACATCATCTGGCCTTTTTGTTTTCTTGTCTACTTGTTTTTCTACACAGCAAGTGGTGCCTCTGGAGCTTAAGAGCTAGAGCTGTACTGACTGTGAGGTGGAAGATGGGGGGTGTGGAACTGACCCATTTCTTCTCTCCCATTCACCAGGGATACAGGGTTTTGAATAAAACGAAAGAGATAATATGTTCTGTGTGgctgtctttcttcttcttatttccttCCAAGAGCTGCAGAAATGGGGCTTTGTGGAGGGATGGGCAGACGTGGAGGCAGGCTAGGAGGATtttgtcactttaaaaaaaaaaaaaaaagctagtgaCCCTGAAATGTGCTTGAAGGCCTGGGTGAAAATgtcagaaacaaataaaaactccAAAATCCACACTTGCGTGATGCCTTTTGTTacggccaaccaaaatgtcacttgCAGGTCCTAATAAAGGTGTTGCCCAACTGTGgattttggattattattattttcttatagACCGAGATGGCTACCTTTGCTTTTTTACATAATGaagtaaaaaaaagtttggagtTGGGTGATAGTTCAGGGAATATGAGAGGGGCATTGtagtctgtctctctgtgtctccctCCCTGTGTGTCCATAAGTGTGTGTAAGAATATATTTGCATTCTCTCTACTGTTGCCTCTGATAAACTAATTTCTTATTAATGTTTTTGTGCCGTTAAACAAGTTTTTTAAATGGAGGCAATGTGGAAGAGTATATGCAGACCATGCTCTGTCTCAGCAGTCTGAACAAAAGGTACTCTGCCTCTGGCCTGTGAAGAACCAGCTCTGCTGCGTCAACATTCAGTATCATCCTAGTCCAGCAGGCACTAacctccagcatggccaatggtcagggatgaagggagctaaAGTCCAACGACAGTGGGAAAACCACACGTTGGCCACCTCTGAGCTAGTTCAACTTTAGCTCTCGCTACTCATGCAGGATGCCTGCTGAGTATAGATCACTTTCACTATTTCCAGGCTGGCTGTGTATGGCATACCACAGGGGACATGGTGGGAGGGTTGTGACATTTGTGCCCAGTCCTCTCATCCAGCACAGTTTGTTCTGAGGGCAGTGATCGTTTGCTGCGGTTGGGTGTCTCAATTAAAAGTGTTTGATCTTGTGCCAGAGGGAAACAATGACTTTACTACTACTAAACCGCCCTTCTCACCTGTCAGCTTAAGAGTCCAATCTACTTTTTCAACTATGGCCCCAAATCCATTTTAAGGACCACTTTCCCTTTCGTCACCCCCATCACCCTCCCCTGCATTGCCTGGTTGGGTGGACAGCACTGGAGATGGATTAACAATCAGGCAGAGAATGGAGTAAAGTAggacacaccccacacacacctaAACTGGGTGCCCCTCCTGTGTTGTAAGTGTTCAGGAGAGGTAGGGAGAGGCCTGTTCTGTTCTACTCTTGGTGGGGAGAGGCATGTTCTGCTCCAAAATTCTTCATGGAATGGTTTGTTTCATTGTTTGATGGGGCAATAAGGATGAGTACTGGCTAATGCTTGCAATTCTACCCACACTAGGGAGTAGTTCTCATTGAAATTCAGTGGGAattgtttctgagtaaacatgcataggattacattgCAAGTTTTGACGTTGGCCTGCCAGCAAGGCTCTTGGGTAatggttggggtgtgtgtatgtgtgatagTTGTAATCTAGCTTTGAAGAGGAAGTGAAATGAAAAAGAGAAGTGGTATCGTAGATGCCTTCTGGAaatggtctggggggggggaggggttcaaCTAATGAAAATTGTGGGATTAGCAGGACGTTCATAATGGTTCCGCATCTGTGGATGAGGGTTGCCTAAGGGCATCAGATGTATAGAATTCAAATTCAGTCGTCGTAGAACTCCCGTATCCTTTAATCCATTGCTGGGCCTTATCTTTGTCAATTTGTTCGGCTATTTCCATTACTTAGAGGTGGGTGTTAGAGGACGGTTACTTTCCACTCTCGAAATAACTTCTTTGTGGTCAGGTGTCGTGTTTTTCTCTCCTACTTGCATATCCCATGTCAGCCCAGATAGAGCTGCACTTCCAGGATGTCTGCATCAATTTTACCAACACCTCCACTCAGCAGCCCCATTGGGTAGCAGAGCTGGAACCTGCTCGCCTAAGAGCTTCTGGGCAATGTCTTTATTAACACAGGCCTcacagattaaaaagaaaaaagtattggCATTAAGGCCACTTGGCAGAGCCCACTTGGAGTGCCAAGTGTACCCAAAGGAAGGCTGTTGGAAAGGGCAGAACTAGCAGGACTGCCATATTGAGCTTTGCCAAATAGAAGTGGTTGAAAAACCCCATATCCTCTAAACTCCTCTACTTCCCGTGAGGAGAGTATGAGATGGGGCTTGAAAGAAAGACAAGATGGGGGACACTCAATAAAGTATTTGGGGGAGTTTTTATGAGGCCTTTTTACTCATTTCGCCCCTtttgatatacagtcatacctcatgttgcgaacgctccACGTTGAGTACATTCGGATTGCGTactctgcaaacccggaagtgaaacaCTGAgcgcggacgcttctgcgcat encodes the following:
- the SLC10A3 gene encoding P3 protein, which translates into the protein MTLPASCTMGGVALFFLHLLVAGWAQGATVDSPYLSVGDGTALEFDFPAHSRGVLLVSCRYSGPNAWLSVESLEPTVVAVENVSASWGGGFMVGFQSSLAGVAPLQLQLLEQNRLIEKADFQIRVSAPEPVASSGLGHFSENPILYALLPLIFLNKCAFGCKVEVEVLWSLVRQPHPVMLGILGQFVVMPLYGYLMSVAFSLPKPLALGLVISCSSPGGGGGYLYSLLLGGDVTVAISMTLLSTIAATGLMPLSSSFYGWLLGAHETLHVPFLKIFVTLLFIAVPISTGMLVKCKLPRLARLLLLLIKPFSFTLIVGGLFMAYHMGAFILANVQAPIVLAGVTVPLFGLLLGYLLAWCLALPGPQRRTVSIEVGVQNSLLALAVLQLSFQRAQADFASQAPFIVALSSTSEMLLLVLGNLAYNRLCSAGS